A genome region from Fibrobacterota bacterium includes the following:
- a CDS encoding prolyl oligopeptidase family serine peptidase, translating to MRRCLIPLPLLAGLSLAWSADADRFRLDRYEPGPQPPAFDTSLLEPLESYGQVHSASFAGWADTGLYIGTQLGRYPQIHSVAAPGADRRQVTFFPRRIATAEMNPVPSRRNFLYSYDEGGDEQFQLRLFDLARGRSLPLGMPPGRAEGTIWNDSGTTFAYAHVPAGTDRWDIRLGRPNGFDSLLLSLPGSWSPMDLRPDGKRLLIQRYVSAAEAELYALDIPGGTLTLLSPGPPAFIDDAAWVKAGGNSRDTSWQVVFTSDRDGEAHRLYRLDPDSVLPAGGFPAAGTGPTRPMHRATATPAAISAPGPWDVEWVSVAPDRRTLAWSVNEEGYSRVHVLAPGSKTPKALTGGPRGLFQEAKFRPGPHPREFALAASNGSMPGDVWTCDWAQDRWTRWTFSETGGLPAAAFRLPQLARYPGGSGGPGAGIGKVPAWVYRPDSLAFPGPRPVVIQIHGGPEQQARPGFEAYVQFLCGSMGYVVILPNVRGSSGYGKSWLKADDGYARMGAVRDIGALLDWIGRQPGMDPRRVAVSGRSYGGFMSLASLVEYGPRLKAGISIVGISHFPTFLKQTSGYRRDLRRVEYGDERDPRMAAFLDSISPLTRADRIRTPLLLIHGRNDPRVPYGESERIFAAVKARRVPTWFLTFEDAGHGVHDLDDQKAQWRVETEFLARHLGTPSSGTRSGPGSH from the coding sequence ATGCGCCGATGCCTCATCCCCCTTCCGCTCCTGGCGGGCTTAAGCCTAGCCTGGTCCGCGGATGCGGACCGCTTCCGCCTGGACCGTTATGAACCGGGCCCTCAGCCTCCCGCCTTCGACACGAGCTTGCTGGAACCGCTGGAAAGCTATGGGCAGGTGCATTCGGCGAGCTTCGCGGGTTGGGCCGATACCGGCTTGTACATCGGCACGCAACTGGGCCGTTACCCCCAGATCCATTCCGTGGCCGCGCCGGGCGCCGATCGCCGGCAAGTGACCTTCTTCCCGCGGCGCATCGCCACCGCGGAAATGAATCCGGTTCCCTCCCGGCGGAACTTCCTGTACTCCTACGACGAAGGCGGCGATGAGCAATTCCAATTGCGCCTGTTCGATCTGGCACGGGGCCGGAGCCTGCCCTTGGGAATGCCTCCCGGCCGCGCCGAGGGGACCATCTGGAACGATTCCGGTACGACCTTCGCCTACGCCCACGTGCCCGCCGGGACGGATCGCTGGGACATCCGCCTGGGCCGCCCCAACGGCTTCGATTCCCTTCTGCTTTCCCTGCCCGGAAGCTGGTCCCCCATGGACCTGCGCCCGGACGGGAAGCGGTTGCTGATCCAACGCTACGTGTCCGCGGCGGAAGCCGAATTGTACGCGCTCGATATCCCCGGCGGGACCTTGACCTTGCTCTCCCCGGGCCCGCCCGCCTTCATCGACGACGCGGCCTGGGTGAAGGCCGGGGGTAACTCGCGGGATACCTCGTGGCAGGTGGTCTTCACTTCGGACCGGGACGGCGAGGCCCATCGCCTGTACCGGCTGGATCCGGACAGCGTCCTGCCCGCCGGCGGATTCCCGGCGGCGGGTACGGGCCCTACGCGTCCCATGCACCGCGCGACCGCCACCCCCGCGGCCATCTCCGCGCCCGGTCCCTGGGACGTGGAATGGGTTTCGGTCGCCCCCGACCGCCGCACCCTGGCCTGGTCGGTCAACGAAGAGGGTTATAGCCGGGTACACGTGCTGGCGCCCGGGTCCAAAACCCCGAAGGCCCTCACGGGCGGCCCGCGCGGCCTGTTCCAGGAAGCCAAGTTCCGTCCCGGGCCCCATCCCAGGGAATTCGCCCTCGCGGCCTCCAATGGCTCGATGCCCGGGGACGTGTGGACCTGCGATTGGGCGCAAGACCGCTGGACGCGGTGGACCTTTAGCGAGACGGGCGGGCTTCCGGCGGCGGCCTTCCGCCTACCGCAACTCGCGCGTTACCCCGGCGGCTCCGGAGGGCCGGGCGCGGGGATCGGGAAGGTCCCCGCCTGGGTCTATCGGCCCGATTCGCTGGCCTTCCCGGGACCGCGTCCCGTGGTGATCCAGATCCATGGAGGCCCCGAACAGCAGGCGCGCCCGGGTTTCGAGGCCTACGTCCAGTTCCTGTGCGGGAGCATGGGCTATGTGGTGATCCTGCCCAACGTGCGGGGTTCCAGCGGCTATGGGAAGAGCTGGCTGAAGGCGGACGACGGGTACGCGCGCATGGGAGCCGTGCGGGACATCGGCGCATTGCTCGACTGGATCGGACGCCAACCGGGTATGGATCCGCGGCGGGTGGCCGTGTCCGGACGATCGTACGGCGGTTTCATGTCTTTGGCTTCCCTGGTCGAATACGGTCCCAGGCTGAAAGCGGGCATCAGCATCGTCGGCATCAGCCATTTCCCCACCTTCCTGAAACAGACCAGCGGTTACCGTCGCGATCTGCGGCGGGTGGAATACGGGGACGAGCGCGACCCGCGCATGGCGGCCTTCCTGGACAGCATTTCGCCTTTGACCCGGGCCGATCGCATCCGTACGCCTCTCTTGCTGATCCACGGCCGGAACGATCCGCGCGTGCCCTACGGCGAATCGGAACGCATTTTCGCGGCGGTCAAGGCGCGCCGCGTGCCTACCTGGTTCCTGACCTTCGAGGATGCCGGCCACGGCGTGCATGATCTGGACGATCAGAAGGCGCAGTGGCGCGTGGAGACGGAGTTCCTAGCGCGACACTTGGGAACGCCCTCCTCGGGAACGCGATCCGGGCCCGGGTCGCACTGA
- a CDS encoding succinate dehydrogenase cytochrome b subunit: protein MRALKKYLSSSIGRKQMMGLTGIILYGFLLAHLLGNIGMLAGAERYNRYGYLLLNQISEIILPTEIILILAFVLHVYLALRLARENKAARPVAYAMKKNSKASGHSAAMTFTGLAIAIYVVIHIANFRYGTAGMGGMPTVTYDGVEMHDLYGNMIRAFSHWWYTLGYVVAMLLIFSHLSHGIQSSFQSLGFNHPKWSPMIAWGGKAYAVLISGGFILLAVWAYFQHGGMPS, encoded by the coding sequence ATGCGGGCTTTGAAGAAATACCTGTCTTCCTCCATCGGGAGGAAACAGATGATGGGGCTTACCGGCATTATCCTCTACGGTTTCCTGCTCGCCCACCTGCTGGGCAACATCGGCATGCTGGCCGGCGCCGAGCGCTATAACCGCTACGGCTACCTGCTTCTGAACCAGATCTCCGAAATCATCTTGCCCACGGAAATCATCCTCATCCTCGCGTTCGTCCTCCACGTATACCTGGCCCTCAGGCTGGCGCGCGAGAATAAGGCCGCGCGGCCAGTCGCTTACGCGATGAAAAAGAACTCCAAGGCCAGCGGGCATAGCGCCGCCATGACCTTCACCGGCCTGGCCATCGCCATTTACGTGGTCATCCACATCGCCAATTTCCGCTACGGCACCGCAGGGATGGGCGGCATGCCCACCGTGACCTACGACGGAGTCGAGATGCACGACCTGTACGGCAACATGATCCGCGCCTTCTCGCATTGGTGGTACACGCTCGGTTACGTCGTGGCGATGCTGCTCATCTTCTCCCACCTCTCCCACGGCATCCAGAGCAGTTTCCAGAGCCTCGGATTCAACCATCCGAAATGGTCGCCCATGATCGCCTGGGGTGGCAAGGCCTATGCGGTCTTGATCTCCGGGGGCTTCATCCTGCTCGCCGTCTGGGCCTATTTCCAACACGGAGGCATGCCGTCATGA